The Xiphias gladius isolate SHS-SW01 ecotype Sanya breed wild chromosome 7, ASM1685928v1, whole genome shotgun sequence genome window below encodes:
- the LOC120791543 gene encoding acetylcholinesterase-like has product MATISPCTHFAIFLLLLHFLTASPATQVDLVINTSHGKVQGKLISVLGGDVGAFLGIPYGKPPLGKLRFRAPEPVQRWEGVRDATTLPKSCYQMKDTTFSGFKGAEIWNPNTPLSEDCLYLNVWSPHFNKIQRQPLPLAPVLVWIYGGGFTVGTSSLDIYDGRFLSKSEGVVVVSMNYRLGALGFLYLPDNKNIQGNAGLLDQRLALQWVANNIAAFGGDPSKVTLFGESAGSGSVGLHLLSPGSHGLFQRAVMESGSPNAPWVTISQNESWNRALMLATSLGCPTSHLGELEACLQQADPGKIILKQQFVLTQPSLLGLGFVPVVDGDFLPDKPEVLLSTSNLPKKEVLLGLNKDEGTYFLIYGVPGFNITGQSLITRKEFLYGVNLTMVDTSDISREAAIFQYTDWTDENNRMKNRDLLGSLVGDQQFVCPVIEFAQRYSQYGGKTFLYLFDHRSSINPWPAWMGVMHGYEIEFVFGMPLNASLGYTKNEVNMTKKIMKHWANFARTGNPGIDGANWPVFTPEQQDYVTLNYNPPEQKAMMRAQECQLWNKLLPNVQRVSDDLQSCVNANGIILHCNYKFLLILLVMSLLVY; this is encoded by the exons ATGGCGACCATTTCTCCATGTACACACTTCgctatttttcttctgttgctTCATTTCCTGACTGCATCACCCGCCACTCAAGTTGACCTTGTAATCAATACCAGTCATGGGAAAGTTCAAGGGAAGTTGATTTCAGTGCTGGGTGGTGATGTTGGAGCATTTCTTGGTATTCCTTATGGAAAACCACCTCTAGGAAAACTGAGATTCAGAGCCCCAGAGCCAGTACAGAGATGGGAAGGAGTGAGAGATGCCACCACGCTCCCAAAGTCCTGCTACCAGATGAAAGATACAACCTTTTCAG GGTTCAAAGGTGCAGAGATTTGGAACCCAAACACTCCTCTGAGTGAGGACTGTCTGTACCTAAATGTCTGGTCCccacatttcaataaaatccAGCGTCAACCCTTACCCCTGGCTCCTGTTCTTGTCTGGATCTACGGAGGCGGGTTCACTGTAGGAACATCCTCCCTGGACATTTATGATGGCCGCTTCCTGAGTAAATCTGaaggtgttgttgttgtgtcaATGAATTACAG ACTTGGAGCTTTGGGTTTCCTGTATCTTCCTGACAACAAGAACATCCAGGGCAATGCGGGTCTGCTGGACCAGCGCCTAGCCCTTCAGTGGGTAGCCAATAATATCGCTGCTTTTGGAGGTGATCCTTCAAAG GTGACTCTGTTTGGGGAGAGTGCTGGGTCAGGATCTGTGGGCCTCCACCTGCTATCCCCAGGGAGCCATGGTCTTTTTCAAAGGGCTGTGATGGAGAGTGGTTCTCCTAATGCACCCTGGGTCACAATCAGCCAGAATGAGTCCTGGAAcag GGCCCTGATGCTGGCAACATCACTGGGGTGTCCCACATCTCATCTAGGTGAACTGGAAGCTTGTCTGCAGCAGGCTGATCCTGGGAAAATCATATTGAAGCAACAGTTTGTTCTCACACAGCCTTCACTCTTAGGTTTAGGCTTTGTCCCTGTCGTTGATGGGGACTTCCTTCCAGATAAACCCGAA gTGCTACTGAGTACCAGTAACCTCCCAAAGAAAGAGGTGCTGCTTGGCTTAAACAAGGACGAAGGGACCTACTTCCTAATTTATGGAGTGCCTGGATTTAACATCACTGGTCAGAGTCTCATCACCAGGAAAGAGTTCCTGTACGGAGTGAACCTTACAATGGTAGACACAAGTGACATCTCAAGAGAAGCAGCAATTTTCCAGTACACTGACTGGACAGATGAGAATAACAGGATGAAAAACCGTGACTTGCTTGGTAGTCTGGTTGGAGACCAGCAATTCGTTTGTCCTGTGATAGAGTTTGCTCAAAG GTACTCACAGTATGGTGGCAAGACTTTCCTATATTTATTTGATCACCGGTCGTCGATCAATCCTTGGCCAGCATGGATGGGTGTTATGCACGGCTATGAAATCGAATTTGTCTTTGGAATGCCTCTGAATGCATCCCTGGGATACACGAAGAATGAAGTGAACATGACTAAGAAGATTATGAAACACTGGGCCAACTTTGCCCGAACAGG gaATCCAGGGATTGATGGAGCTAACTGGCCCGTCTTCACCCCTGAACAGCAGGACTATGTCACTCTGAACTACAACCCTCCAGAACAAAAGGCCATGATGAGAGCTCAAGAGTGTCAACTCTGGAACAAATTACTACCAAATGTACAGAGAGTCTCAG atgATCTCCAGTCTTGTGTAAATGCAAACGGGATTATACTCCACTGTAATTACAAATTCCTCCTCATTTTACTGGTTATGAGTTTACTAGTTTACTAG